In Myxococcota bacterium, the DNA window CGACCATGCGCACCAGCTGGGCCGCGATCTGGGCGCGCATTTGCAGGGCCCCCGGCCGCTTGTCCTCGTGGAGATGGTGGGAGCGCGCGTAGCCCTCGAGGCCTTCGCGGACCGCGCTGCGACGCAGCCCGGCGACCACCGCCTCGTAGGGGATCTCGAGATCGGGGATGCGCAGGGGAGCGCCGCTCTGGTTGGAGAGGGCGCTGCCGATGCCACCGCGGAGCACCAGTCGCATGACGCCGGGCAGGCCGTACTGGGTGCGCAGGCTGACGAAGCGGAAGATCTCTTCGGGCTTCAGGCCTTTCGCCAGCGCGACGTACTCGTCGAGATCGCCGTCGCGCCGCAGCGCCCGGAACAACCCGAGCACCGCGCCCATCGAGGCGCCGATCAGGTAGCCCGGGATCAGGCCAGCCGCCTGCAGCACCTCCCAAGCGCCGATGTACACGTAGGCCGAGCCGCCCCCGCCCCCGGCCACGTTGACCAGGGTCTTGATGCCGATCTCCTGGTCGAGATGCCGGGCCGAGAAGTCGTTCGCGTACTTCTCGAGGATCTCGTCGCGGGTTCGCGCCATCAGCGGTAACAGCGGTTGGAGCTTCTCGGCGGCCGTCTCCACCCGACGCTTGCTGTCGGTCGTGTGGAGCAGCGTGTCGGCCAGGACTTCCGGCAGGCGTTCGCGCCAGCGTGCGAGACGAGGGGTACGCACCCGCACGTCCGGGTTCTGATTGCGGCGCCCGCGGCGGGCGGCGCCGGGCTGGAAGGTGTCGAGGGCGGCGAGCCCGATCGCGTAGCGCAGCTGGTGCTCGGTCTTCCGGCTTACCACGCCTGGGTGGTCGAAGAGCCCGACGACGAGCTTCGTCTCCATCCGCTGCAGGCGGAGCAGGGCGTCTTCCCGCTCGCTGGGCGGAGCGGCCGGAACCGGCAGGGCAGATTGGGACACGGACCGGGAGAGTAGGCGTTACCGAGCTTCCAGGCCGCGAATCAGGATCTCGAGAATCGCGTCGGCGGTGTGCTGCGGAGACCCTGCGATCAAGGGAATCACCTGGGGCCGCGCGAAGAAACCACCGAGACCGCCCAGCACCAGGGCGAGGGCGCCGGTGTCGACCGGTTGGATCTGACCGGCCTCGATCGCGCGATCGAGCAGAGTTCGCGTCACGGCGATCACGTAGTTGCCGTGCTGGTTCATCAGGCGATCGGCCCCGGGCACGGCGTCGAAGGAGCGCGCGAAGGTTTCGGTGGTGGGGCCGATGGCGAGGTTGGTCGCCTGGAGGTACGCGCGCAGCGCCGAGAGCGCGTCGAGATCCGGAGCCACGGCCGTCATGGCGGCGCGCCCGATCCGGTGCAGCCGACGGTCCATCACCATCAGCTGCAGCGCGTCCTTGCTCGGCGCCAGGCCGTAGAGGGTGCGCAGCGAGCAGTTCATGCGCGCGGCGAGCTGGGCCATCGTCAAGCCGGCGAAGCCGTCCTCCACGATCGCGGCTTCCAGCTCGTCGAGGATCTCGCGCTGACGCTCGGTGAGCTTGCGCTCCGCCGCCTCGGGCAACAGCCGCTTCGGGGCGCGGACCCCAGCGAAGGGCTTGCTGGGCTCGGCGGCGAGAGCCGGACTCAAGACAGCAGCGCCTCGGGCAGCTCGACTTCGCGCGCGCGCAGCCACTCGCCGAGGCTCTTGGCCTGGCCGTCCTGTCGGGTCGACGCCGCCACGCCTTCCTCGAGGAGGCCGTGCACCAGGAAGTTGAGCGAGCGCAGGTTCGGCAGGCGGTGACGATCGACGCGGAGCGGTGCCGTTTCGGGGAGGAGCTCCTGGAGCTTCTCGGTGGTGAGGAAGGCATCGAGCCACGCCCAGGCGGCGTCGCTGCGGGCGAAGACGCCCAGGTTGGCGTTGCCGCCCTTGTCGCCCGAGCGCGTGCCGTAGACGAGACCGAAGGGCGCGTGTCGCGTGGCGCCGCCGGGTGCGCCGGCCGAGGGCTCGGCCGGCGGGGTGACCTGCACCTCTGCGGCGGGGATCACCGACGACACCTCCCGGGTGTCGTTGCCGACCGTGACGCTCTGGGGCACCCGATCGGCGGGCACGCAGGCGGGCTCGTACACGCCGAAGGGACGCCCGGCACTGGGCCCCCCACCGACGCCGAAGAACCCCGGGATCGTGGCGAGCCCGAGCTCGGTGATCGAGTTCGAGAACGCCCGGCCGACCTTCTTCTCGTCCGGATCCTTCACGCTGATCTTGAGGATCGCGACCCCTTGCTCGTTCGTCTCGGGGTCGGGCTTGTCGTTGCGCATCAGGTGGGTCGACACGTGCTGGAAGTCATCAGGCCCGAAGGGGCAGGCGTACCAGAACGCGTCCTCGATCAGCTTCGCCTTCTCCTCGATGTCGAGACCGGTCAGGCAGACGCTCATGTCGTTGCGGAAACCGCCCGGGCGGTTGATGCAGACCTTCAGCGTCGACGGCGGCGGTTCGCCCTGCACGCCGGTCATCGCGACCCGGTCGGGCCCGCTCTGGGCGAGCTCGATGGTGTCGAAGCGGGTGGTGACGTCCGGACCGAAATACTCGGGACCGCCGATCTCGTAGAGCAGCTGGGACGTGATGGTCCCCACCGAGACCTCGCCGCCGGTGCCGTCGTGCTTGCCGAACACGGTGGAGCCGTCGGCGGCGATCTCCGCCCAGGGGAAGCCGATCCGGGTCATGCCCGGGACTTCCTTGAAGAAGGAGTAGTTCCCGCCCGTGGCCTGGGTGCCGCATTCGATCACGTGGCCCGCGGCGACGGCGCCGGCGAGCGCGTCGAAGTCGGTGCGCGACCAGCGGTGGTGCCAGGCGGCCGGGCCGCACACGACGGCGGCGTCGGTGCAGCGGCCGGTGATCACGATGTCGGCCCCGCGGTCCAGGGCATCCACGATCCCCCAGCAGCCGAGATAGGCGTTGGCCGTGAGGAACGCCGACGCATCCTTGATCGGCTCGCCGGTCTCGAAGTGGGTGAGTTGGTTGCCGGCGATCAGTTCGTCCATCCGGGGAAGCAGGTCGTCGCCATCGACCGTGGCGATCACCGGCGAGAGCCCGAGCTTGTCGGCGACGCCCGCCACGGCTTCGGCGCAACCCGCCGGGTCGAGGCCACCGGCGTTGGTCACGACCTTGATGCCGCGATCGAGGCAGGTGCCCATCACCTGCTCCATCTGGGCGACGAAGGTGCGGGCGTAGCCCCCGTTCGGGCGCTTCATGCGCGTGCGCGCCAGGATCAGCATGGTGAGCTCGGCGAGCCAGTCGCCGGTGAGCACGTCGATCGGACCCCCCTCGACCATCTCCTTCGCCGCGCTGAGCCGGTCGCCGAAGAACCCGGAGCAGTTCGCGATACGGATCGGATCGGTCATGCCTCACCTCCTTCGTTGTCGGCTTCGACCACCAGCAGCACGGCGCCCGCCTCGACCTGGTCGCCCTCGCGGACGAAGACCTCGGTGACGGTGCCCGCTTCGGTGGCGCTCATCGGGTGCTCCATCTTCATCGCTTCGAGGACGGCCACGGTCTGGCCGGGTTCGACGCGATCGCCCGCGGCGACGCGCAGGGCGATCACCTTGCCGGGCATGCTGGCGACGAAGCCGCCCTGGGGCCCGTCGGAGCCGGGCACGGTGAAGCGGGGCTCGATCGTGAACTGGAGGGTGCCGCGCGGGCTGTCGACGAAGAGCTGGTCGTCGGCGCGGGTCACCCGATAGCGGGAGCGCCGCTCGCCGATCTCCGCGTCGACGCTCTCGGGTGTCCAGGCGTGTACGCGGGCGGGCGTGCCGTCGGTGAAGCGGAAGCTGCCGTCCCGCACCGTTCGGTAGCCGACCTCGAGACACTCTTCGCCGCGCGTCAAGCTGACGGTCTCGGCGGGCATGCGCCCGTTGCGCCAGCCCGAACGGGTGGCGCGCCACACCTGGGCGTTCGCCCGGTTGTCCCCCTGGATCCAGAGCGCGGCGGCGCGCGCGGCACGTTCGAGTTCGTCACCGGCCAGGGGCAGGGTCCGCGCCGGGGCGACGCGCTCGATGAAGTCGGTGGTGGTGTCGCCGTCGAGGAACTCGGGGGTGCGCAGCGTGGTCACCAGGAAGTCGCGGTTCGTGGTGACGCCGCCCAGATGCAGCCGTTCCAGGGCGAGCGCGAGGCGTCCGGCGGCTTCCCGGCGGGTGGGACCGCTGGCGATCACCTTCGCGAGCATCGGGTCGAAATCCGTGCCGACCACCGTGCCGGCTTCGACGCCGCTGTCCCAGCGCACCTCGGGCGTCTCGGCTGGTTCGAAGGCCGAGAGCGTTCCGATCGCCGGCAGGAAGTCGTTCGCCGGATCCTCGGCGTAGAGCCGGGCCTCGATGGCCGCCCCTTCGAACGTGACGTCGTCCTGGCCGTAGCCGAGGGCTTCACCCTGGGCGATGCGCAGCTGCTCGCGGACGAGGTCGAAGCCGGTGACGCACTCGGTGACCGGGTGTTCGACCTGGAGCCGCGTGTTCACTTCCAGGAAGAAGAACTCGCCAGTGGCATCGTCGACCAGGAACTCGACGGTGCCCGCGGACGCATAACCGAGCGCGCGGGCGAGGGAGAGGGCCGCGTCGCCCATCTTCGCCCGCAGCGCGGCGTCGACGCGGGGGGAGGGCGACTCCTCGAGGATCTTCTGGTGGCGACGCTGGATCGAGCACTCGCGCTCGCCGAGGTGGACGACCCCGCCGTGGAGGTCGCCGAGGATCTGGATCTCGATATGCCGGGCCCGACCGACGTAGCGCTCGAGGAAGACGCGGTCGTCGCCGAACCCACTGGCGGCCTCGCGCTTCGCCGAGGCGACGGCCTCTTCCAGGTCCTCGGCGCGCTCGACGATGCGCATGCCCTTGCCGCCGCCGCCGGCGGCGGCCTTCACGAGCAGCGGGAACCCGACC includes these proteins:
- a CDS encoding patatin-like phospholipase family protein translates to MSQSALPVPAAPPSEREDALLRLQRMETKLVVGLFDHPGVVSRKTEHQLRYAIGLAALDTFQPGAARRGRRNQNPDVRVRTPRLARWRERLPEVLADTLLHTTDSKRRVETAAEKLQPLLPLMARTRDEILEKYANDFSARHLDQEIGIKTLVNVAGGGGGSAYVYIGAWEVLQAAGLIPGYLIGASMGAVLGLFRALRRDGDLDEYVALAKGLKPEEIFRFVSLRTQYGLPGVMRLVLRGGIGSALSNQSGAPLRIPDLEIPYEAVVAGLRRSAVREGLEGYARSHHLHEDKRPGALQMRAQIAAQLVRMVGFFNPRAAQEIVIGADDLTGDFDAVDAAGFSAAIPGILHYDVSEEDSPMHAPLTDLFEREEVVALVDGGVANNVPSRIAWRQVRAGKIGTRNAFVLAFDCFHPQIGMGHVWLQPITRLIALQVALNQRYAQKRIEFKPTLSPLNLLPRAREIDRAVAWGRAQMARELPRIQKYFERVRWVPPDEG
- a CDS encoding TetR/AcrR family transcriptional regulator — its product is MSPALAAEPSKPFAGVRAPKRLLPEAAERKLTERQREILDELEAAIVEDGFAGLTMAQLAARMNCSLRTLYGLAPSKDALQLMVMDRRLHRIGRAAMTAVAPDLDALSALRAYLQATNLAIGPTTETFARSFDAVPGADRLMNQHGNYVIAVTRTLLDRAIEAGQIQPVDTGALALVLGGLGGFFARPQVIPLIAGSPQHTADAILEILIRGLEAR
- a CDS encoding acyclic terpene utilization AtuA family protein — translated: MTDPIRIANCSGFFGDRLSAAKEMVEGGPIDVLTGDWLAELTMLILARTRMKRPNGGYARTFVAQMEQVMGTCLDRGIKVVTNAGGLDPAGCAEAVAGVADKLGLSPVIATVDGDDLLPRMDELIAGNQLTHFETGEPIKDASAFLTANAYLGCWGIVDALDRGADIVITGRCTDAAVVCGPAAWHHRWSRTDFDALAGAVAAGHVIECGTQATGGNYSFFKEVPGMTRIGFPWAEIAADGSTVFGKHDGTGGEVSVGTITSQLLYEIGGPEYFGPDVTTRFDTIELAQSGPDRVAMTGVQGEPPPSTLKVCINRPGGFRNDMSVCLTGLDIEEKAKLIEDAFWYACPFGPDDFQHVSTHLMRNDKPDPETNEQGVAILKISVKDPDEKKVGRAFSNSITELGLATIPGFFGVGGGPSAGRPFGVYEPACVPADRVPQSVTVGNDTREVSSVIPAAEVQVTPPAEPSAGAPGGATRHAPFGLVYGTRSGDKGGNANLGVFARSDAAWAWLDAFLTTEKLQELLPETAPLRVDRHRLPNLRSLNFLVHGLLEEGVAASTRQDGQAKSLGEWLRAREVELPEALLS
- a CDS encoding biotin carboxylase N-terminal domain-containing protein, whose product is MSFHTLLIANRGEIARRVIRSAHEMGLRCVAVYTDADADAPHVREADEAVRLSEGYLDAKAILAAAQATGAGAIHPGYGFLSENATFAGDVAAAGIAWVGPSPEAIERMGDKIAAKALAEEAGVPTLPGSEDPGAAAQVGFPLLVKAAAGGGGKGMRIVERAEDLEEAVASAKREAASGFGDDRVFLERYVGRARHIEIQILGDLHGGVVHLGERECSIQRRHQKILEESPSPRVDAALRAKMGDAALSLARALGYASAGTVEFLVDDATGEFFFLEVNTRLQVEHPVTECVTGFDLVREQLRIAQGEALGYGQDDVTFEGAAIEARLYAEDPANDFLPAIGTLSAFEPAETPEVRWDSGVEAGTVVGTDFDPMLAKVIASGPTRREAAGRLALALERLHLGGVTTNRDFLVTTLRTPEFLDGDTTTDFIERVAPARTLPLAGDELERAARAAALWIQGDNRANAQVWRATRSGWRNGRMPAETVSLTRGEECLEVGYRTVRDGSFRFTDGTPARVHAWTPESVDAEIGERRSRYRVTRADDQLFVDSPRGTLQFTIEPRFTVPGSDGPQGGFVASMPGKVIALRVAAGDRVEPGQTVAVLEAMKMEHPMSATEAGTVTEVFVREGDQVEAGAVLLVVEADNEGGEA